In Scophthalmus maximus strain ysfricsl-2021 chromosome 21, ASM2237912v1, whole genome shotgun sequence, one genomic interval encodes:
- the LOC118290873 gene encoding U2 snRNP-associated SURP motif-containing protein isoform X1, translating to MADRTPGGSQKASAKALLESKLKSFSIGKMAVAKRTLSKKEQDEIKKKEDERAAAEIYEEFLAAFEGGGEGKVKAFVRGGVANATKEEAAADEKKGKLYKPKSRFENQTKSFLPLDTPPQFLAIDKRHTLKKGNEKEKKKSNLELFKEELKQIQEERDERHKMKGRVSRFEPLSGIEGRRSSDGSSRRNRPSSVLDDCAPGSHDVGDPSTTNLYLGNINPQMNEEMLCQEFGRYGPLASVKIMWPRTDEERARERNCGFVAFMNRRDAERALKNLNGKMIMNFEMKLGWGKGVPIPPHPIYIPPSMMEHTLPPPPSGLPFNAQPRERLKNPSATMLPPPKNKEEFEKTLSQAIVKVVIPTERNLLSLIHRMIEFVVREGPMFEAMIMNREINNPMYRFLFENQSPAHVYYRWKLYSILQGEAPVKWRTDDFRMFKNGSLWRPPPLNPYLHGPYDDGEEEEEEEEGIKKGSLKEDERDKLEEMLRGLTPRRGDVAEAMLFCLSRADAAEEIVECITESLSILKTPLPKKIARLYLVSDVLYNSSAKVSNASYYRKFFETKLCQIFADLNATYKSIQGHLQSENFKQRVMACFRAWEDWAVYPDPFLIKLQNIFLGLVNLAIEKEPPVVVVVVEAEPAEDIDGAPIGEYVDGMPLEDVDGVPIDAGPIDGAPIDGAPLDDLDGVPIKPMEEDIDGIPFDQSKEATFKVAPSKWEAVDESDLASQAVTTSKWEAFEQPDETKKNEEDSDDEDRSPRSDDNQSYSNPIRDDSDIKSKMSEMNEEKRSKLREIEVKVMKFQDELELGKRPKKPGQSIQEQVEHYRDKLLQKEKEKEKLEREKEREKKEKEKAEARLKDLKKEKEKEDTPTRKERRLSPPVDRKRRHSGSPSPTRSSSRRGRSSSPRSERSERSDRSFSKDISSRTSHKDSPRSSTKKSSKRSPSSPRTPKRTRRSRSRTPKKSAKKSRSKSKSPHRSHKKSKKSKH from the exons ATGGCGGACCGAACGCCTGGTGGCTCGCAGAAAGCTAGCGCTAAG GCGCTGCTAGAGAGCAAACTGAAGTCTTTCAGTATTGGCAAGATGGCAGTGGCAAAGAGGACACTAAGTAAGAAGGAACAAGacgaaataaagaaaaag GAGGATGAGCGTGCAGCAGCGGAGATATATGAGGAGTTTCTTGCAGCAtttgaaggaggaggggagggcaaAGTCAAAGCCTTTGTTCGTGGTGGTGTTGCTAATGCAACAAAAG AAGAAGcagctgcagatgaaaagaagGGAAAGTTGTACAAGCCCAAGTCACGTTTTGAGAATCAGACAAAAAGCTTCTTGCCTTTGGATACCCCGCCACAGTTTTTAGCAATAGACAAAAGACAC ACTTTGAAGAAGGGcaatgaaaaggagaagaagaagagcaactTGGAGCTCTTCAAAGAAGAACTAAAACA AATACAAGAGGAAAGGGATGAAAGACACAAGATGAAAGGACGCGTTAGTCGTTTTGAACCTCTCTCGGGCATTGAAGGAAGACGCTCAT CGGATGGTTCTTCAAGAAGAAACCGTCCGTCCAGTG ttcTGGATGATTGTGCACCAGGTTCCCATGATGTTGGAGACCCGTCCACTACTAACTTGTATCTTGGAAACATCAATCCACAG ATGAATGAAGAGATGCTGTGTCAAGAGTTTGGCCGATACGGCCCGCTGGCCAGTGTGAAGATCATGTGGCCAAGGACGGACGAGGAGAGGGCTCGGGAGAGGAACTGTGGTTTTGTGGCCTTCATGAACAGGAGGGATGCTGAGCGAGCACTCAAGAACCTTAATG GAAAGATGATAATGAACTTTGAGATGAAATTAGGATGGGGCAAAGGTGTGCCCATTCCACCCCACCCCATCTACATCCCTCCTTCCATGATGGAGCACACACTCCCACCGCCTCCCTCTGGCCTTCCCTTCAATGCACAGCCCCGGGAGAGGCTAAAGAACCCCAGCGCTACCATGCTTCCTCCACCGAAAAACAAGGAGGAATTTGAGAAG ACTCTGTCGCAAGCCATAGTCAAAGTGGTTATCCCAACAGAAAG GAATTTGCTCTCTCTCATCCACCGAATGATCGAGTTTGTGGTGCGTGAAGGCCCAATGTTTGAAGCCATGATCATGAACAGAGAAATCAACAATCCCATGTACAG gtTTCTATTTGAGAACCAGAGCCCGGCACATGTATACTACCGGTGGAAGCTGTACTCCATACTACAG GGCGAAGCACCAGTGAAATGGAGAACTGATGACTTCAGGATGTTTAAGAACGGCTCTCTGTGGCGTCCGCCTCCTCTTAATCCATACCTCCATGGTCCTTATGAcgatggagaggaagaagaggaagaggaggaaggcaTCAAGAAAGGCAGCTTGAAAGAAGA CGAGCGGGACAAACTAGAGGAAATGCTGCGTGGTCTGACTCCCCGGAGAGGAGACGTCGCAGAAGCCATGCTGTTCTGTCTCAGCCGCGCCGATGCTGCTGAAGAGATAGTAGAGTGTATCACGgagtctctctccatcctcaagACCCCTCTTCCCAAGAAG ATCGCAAGGTTATATCTTGTTTCTGACGTGCTGTACAACTCATCTGCCAAAGTATCCAACGCCTCTTACTACAGAAAATT CTTCGAGACAAAACTCTGCCAGATTTTCGCAGACCTCAATGCAACATACAAATCGATACAGGGTCACCTTCAGTCTGAGAACTTCAAG CAACGGGTGATGGCGTGTTTCAGGGCGTGGGAGGACTGGGCTGTGTATCCCGACCCATTCCTCATCAAGCTGCAGAACATCTTCCTGGGTCTTGTGAATCTCGCCATAGAGAAGGAACCccctgtcgtcgtcgtcgtcgtggaG GCGGAGCCGGCAGAGGACATTGACGGGGCTCCGATAGGGGAGTATGTCGACGGCATGCCACTAGAGGACGTGGATGGTGTGCCGATTGACGCTGGGCCTATCGATGGGGCTCCTATCGACGGAGCCCCCCTGGATGACCTAGACGGTGTTCCTATCAAACCCATGGAAGAAGACATCGATGGGATACCTT TTGATCAGTCCAAGGAAGCCACCTTCAAGGTAGCGCCATCCAAATGGGAAGCAGTGGACGAGTCCGACTTAGCATCTCAAG CTGTGACAACCTCAAAGTGGGAAGCATTTGAGCAGccagatgaaacaaaaaa AAACGAGGaggacagtgatgatgaagacagGAGCCCTCGCTCGGACGATAATCAGAGCTACTCCAATCCCATCAGAGATGATTCTGATATCAAGTCCAAGATGTCTGAAATGAATGAGGAGAAGCGATCCAAGCTCAGAGAGATCGAG gtcaaggtcatgaAGTTCCAGGACGAGCTTGAGTTGGGGAAAAGACCAAAGAAGCCTGGCCAGAGTATtcaggagcaggtggagcatTACAGGGACAAACTACTACAAAAG gaaaaagaaaaggagaaacttGAAcgggaaaaagagagggagaagaaagagaaggagaaagccGAGGCACGGTTAAAAGActtgaagaaggaaaaggagaaggaggacacGCCGACCAGGAAAGAGAG ACGTTTGTCCCCTCCGGTTGACAGGAAGCGGCGCCACAGTGGCTCACCCAGCCCGACGCGAAGCAGCAGCCGACGAGGCCGCTCTTCTTCGCCCCGCTCGGAGCGGTCAGAAAGATCCGACCGGTCGTTCTCAAAAGATATTTCTTCTCGCACTTCCCACAAAGACTCCCCTCGATCCAGCACCAAAAAGTCCTCCAAGAG ATCTCCCTCGTCACCTCGCACACCCAAGCGAACCAGAAGGTCGCGCTCCAGGACACCCAAGAAATCCGCTAAGAAGTCCCGCTCCAAATCAAAGTCTCCTCACCGATCTCacaaaaaatcaaagaagaGCAAACACTGA
- the LOC118290873 gene encoding U2 snRNP-associated SURP motif-containing protein isoform X3 has product MADRTPGGSQKASAKALLESKLKSFSIGKMAVAKRTLSKKEQDEIKKKEDERAAAEIYEEFLAAFEGGGEGKVKAFVRGGVANATKEEAAADEKKGKLYKPKSRFENQTKSFLPLDTPPQFLAIDKRHTLKKGNEKEKKKSNLELFKEELKQIQEERDERHKMKGRVSRFEPLSGIEGRRSFLDDCAPGSHDVGDPSTTNLYLGNINPQMNEEMLCQEFGRYGPLASVKIMWPRTDEERARERNCGFVAFMNRRDAERALKNLNGKMIMNFEMKLGWGKGVPIPPHPIYIPPSMMEHTLPPPPSGLPFNAQPRERLKNPSATMLPPPKNKEEFEKTLSQAIVKVVIPTERNLLSLIHRMIEFVVREGPMFEAMIMNREINNPMYRFLFENQSPAHVYYRWKLYSILQGEAPVKWRTDDFRMFKNGSLWRPPPLNPYLHGPYDDGEEEEEEEEGIKKGSLKEDERDKLEEMLRGLTPRRGDVAEAMLFCLSRADAAEEIVECITESLSILKTPLPKKIARLYLVSDVLYNSSAKVSNASYYRKFFETKLCQIFADLNATYKSIQGHLQSENFKQRVMACFRAWEDWAVYPDPFLIKLQNIFLGLVNLAIEKEPPVVVVVVEAEPAEDIDGAPIGEYVDGMPLEDVDGVPIDAGPIDGAPIDGAPLDDLDGVPIKPMEEDIDGIPFDQSKEATFKVAPSKWEAVDESDLASQAVTTSKWEAFEQPDETKKNEEDSDDEDRSPRSDDNQSYSNPIRDDSDIKSKMSEMNEEKRSKLREIEVKVMKFQDELELGKRPKKPGQSIQEQVEHYRDKLLQKEKEKEKLEREKEREKKEKEKAEARLKDLKKEKEKEDTPTRKERRLSPPVDRKRRHSGSPSPTRSSSRRGRSSSPRSERSERSDRSFSKDISSRTSHKDSPRSSTKKSSKRSPSSPRTPKRTRRSRSRTPKKSAKKSRSKSKSPHRSHKKSKKSKH; this is encoded by the exons ATGGCGGACCGAACGCCTGGTGGCTCGCAGAAAGCTAGCGCTAAG GCGCTGCTAGAGAGCAAACTGAAGTCTTTCAGTATTGGCAAGATGGCAGTGGCAAAGAGGACACTAAGTAAGAAGGAACAAGacgaaataaagaaaaag GAGGATGAGCGTGCAGCAGCGGAGATATATGAGGAGTTTCTTGCAGCAtttgaaggaggaggggagggcaaAGTCAAAGCCTTTGTTCGTGGTGGTGTTGCTAATGCAACAAAAG AAGAAGcagctgcagatgaaaagaagGGAAAGTTGTACAAGCCCAAGTCACGTTTTGAGAATCAGACAAAAAGCTTCTTGCCTTTGGATACCCCGCCACAGTTTTTAGCAATAGACAAAAGACAC ACTTTGAAGAAGGGcaatgaaaaggagaagaagaagagcaactTGGAGCTCTTCAAAGAAGAACTAAAACA AATACAAGAGGAAAGGGATGAAAGACACAAGATGAAAGGACGCGTTAGTCGTTTTGAACCTCTCTCGGGCATTGAAGGAAGACGCTCAT ttcTGGATGATTGTGCACCAGGTTCCCATGATGTTGGAGACCCGTCCACTACTAACTTGTATCTTGGAAACATCAATCCACAG ATGAATGAAGAGATGCTGTGTCAAGAGTTTGGCCGATACGGCCCGCTGGCCAGTGTGAAGATCATGTGGCCAAGGACGGACGAGGAGAGGGCTCGGGAGAGGAACTGTGGTTTTGTGGCCTTCATGAACAGGAGGGATGCTGAGCGAGCACTCAAGAACCTTAATG GAAAGATGATAATGAACTTTGAGATGAAATTAGGATGGGGCAAAGGTGTGCCCATTCCACCCCACCCCATCTACATCCCTCCTTCCATGATGGAGCACACACTCCCACCGCCTCCCTCTGGCCTTCCCTTCAATGCACAGCCCCGGGAGAGGCTAAAGAACCCCAGCGCTACCATGCTTCCTCCACCGAAAAACAAGGAGGAATTTGAGAAG ACTCTGTCGCAAGCCATAGTCAAAGTGGTTATCCCAACAGAAAG GAATTTGCTCTCTCTCATCCACCGAATGATCGAGTTTGTGGTGCGTGAAGGCCCAATGTTTGAAGCCATGATCATGAACAGAGAAATCAACAATCCCATGTACAG gtTTCTATTTGAGAACCAGAGCCCGGCACATGTATACTACCGGTGGAAGCTGTACTCCATACTACAG GGCGAAGCACCAGTGAAATGGAGAACTGATGACTTCAGGATGTTTAAGAACGGCTCTCTGTGGCGTCCGCCTCCTCTTAATCCATACCTCCATGGTCCTTATGAcgatggagaggaagaagaggaagaggaggaaggcaTCAAGAAAGGCAGCTTGAAAGAAGA CGAGCGGGACAAACTAGAGGAAATGCTGCGTGGTCTGACTCCCCGGAGAGGAGACGTCGCAGAAGCCATGCTGTTCTGTCTCAGCCGCGCCGATGCTGCTGAAGAGATAGTAGAGTGTATCACGgagtctctctccatcctcaagACCCCTCTTCCCAAGAAG ATCGCAAGGTTATATCTTGTTTCTGACGTGCTGTACAACTCATCTGCCAAAGTATCCAACGCCTCTTACTACAGAAAATT CTTCGAGACAAAACTCTGCCAGATTTTCGCAGACCTCAATGCAACATACAAATCGATACAGGGTCACCTTCAGTCTGAGAACTTCAAG CAACGGGTGATGGCGTGTTTCAGGGCGTGGGAGGACTGGGCTGTGTATCCCGACCCATTCCTCATCAAGCTGCAGAACATCTTCCTGGGTCTTGTGAATCTCGCCATAGAGAAGGAACCccctgtcgtcgtcgtcgtcgtggaG GCGGAGCCGGCAGAGGACATTGACGGGGCTCCGATAGGGGAGTATGTCGACGGCATGCCACTAGAGGACGTGGATGGTGTGCCGATTGACGCTGGGCCTATCGATGGGGCTCCTATCGACGGAGCCCCCCTGGATGACCTAGACGGTGTTCCTATCAAACCCATGGAAGAAGACATCGATGGGATACCTT TTGATCAGTCCAAGGAAGCCACCTTCAAGGTAGCGCCATCCAAATGGGAAGCAGTGGACGAGTCCGACTTAGCATCTCAAG CTGTGACAACCTCAAAGTGGGAAGCATTTGAGCAGccagatgaaacaaaaaa AAACGAGGaggacagtgatgatgaagacagGAGCCCTCGCTCGGACGATAATCAGAGCTACTCCAATCCCATCAGAGATGATTCTGATATCAAGTCCAAGATGTCTGAAATGAATGAGGAGAAGCGATCCAAGCTCAGAGAGATCGAG gtcaaggtcatgaAGTTCCAGGACGAGCTTGAGTTGGGGAAAAGACCAAAGAAGCCTGGCCAGAGTATtcaggagcaggtggagcatTACAGGGACAAACTACTACAAAAG gaaaaagaaaaggagaaacttGAAcgggaaaaagagagggagaagaaagagaaggagaaagccGAGGCACGGTTAAAAGActtgaagaaggaaaaggagaaggaggacacGCCGACCAGGAAAGAGAG ACGTTTGTCCCCTCCGGTTGACAGGAAGCGGCGCCACAGTGGCTCACCCAGCCCGACGCGAAGCAGCAGCCGACGAGGCCGCTCTTCTTCGCCCCGCTCGGAGCGGTCAGAAAGATCCGACCGGTCGTTCTCAAAAGATATTTCTTCTCGCACTTCCCACAAAGACTCCCCTCGATCCAGCACCAAAAAGTCCTCCAAGAG ATCTCCCTCGTCACCTCGCACACCCAAGCGAACCAGAAGGTCGCGCTCCAGGACACCCAAGAAATCCGCTAAGAAGTCCCGCTCCAAATCAAAGTCTCCTCACCGATCTCacaaaaaatcaaagaagaGCAAACACTGA
- the LOC118290873 gene encoding U2 snRNP-associated SURP motif-containing protein isoform X2, with product MADRTPGGSQKASAKALLESKLKSFSIGKMAVAKRTLSKKEQDEIKKKEDERAAAEIYEEFLAAFEGGGEGKVKAFVRGGVANATKEEAAADEKKGKLYKPKSRFENQTKSFLPLDTPPQFLAIDKRHTLKKGNEKEKKKSNLELFKEELKQIQEERDERHKMKGRVSRFEPLSGIEGRRSSDGSSRRNRPSSVLDDCAPGSHDVGDPSTTNLYLGNINPQMNEEMLCQEFGRYGPLASVKIMWPRTDEERARERNCGFVAFMNRRDAERALKNLNGKMIMNFEMKLGWGKGVPIPPHPIYIPPSMMEHTLPPPPSGLPFNAQPRERLKNPSATMLPPPKNKEEFEKTLSQAIVKVVIPTERNLLSLIHRMIEFVVREGPMFEAMIMNREINNPMYRFLFENQSPAHVYYRWKLYSILQGEAPVKWRTDDFRMFKNGSLWRPPPLNPYLHGPYDDGEEEEEEEEGIKKGSLKEDERDKLEEMLRGLTPRRGDVAEAMLFCLSRADAAEEIVECITESLSILKTPLPKKIARLYLVSDVLYNSSAKVSNASYYRKFFETKLCQIFADLNATYKSIQGHLQSENFKQRVMACFRAWEDWAVYPDPFLIKLQNIFLGLVNLAIEKEPPVVVVVVEAEPAEDIDGAPIGEYVDGMPLEDVDGVPIDAGPIDGAPIDGAPLDDLDGVPIKPMEEDIDGIPFDQSKEATFKVAPSKWEAVDESDLASQAVTTSKWEAFEQPDETKKNEEDSDDEDRSPRSDDNQSYSNPIRDDSDIKSKMSEMNEEKRSKLREIEVKVMKFQDELELGKRPKKPGQSIQEQVEHYRDKLLQKEKEKEKLEREKEREKKEKEKAEARLKDLKKEKEKEDTPTRKERKRRHSGSPSPTRSSSRRGRSSSPRSERSERSDRSFSKDISSRTSHKDSPRSSTKKSSKRSPSSPRTPKRTRRSRSRTPKKSAKKSRSKSKSPHRSHKKSKKSKH from the exons ATGGCGGACCGAACGCCTGGTGGCTCGCAGAAAGCTAGCGCTAAG GCGCTGCTAGAGAGCAAACTGAAGTCTTTCAGTATTGGCAAGATGGCAGTGGCAAAGAGGACACTAAGTAAGAAGGAACAAGacgaaataaagaaaaag GAGGATGAGCGTGCAGCAGCGGAGATATATGAGGAGTTTCTTGCAGCAtttgaaggaggaggggagggcaaAGTCAAAGCCTTTGTTCGTGGTGGTGTTGCTAATGCAACAAAAG AAGAAGcagctgcagatgaaaagaagGGAAAGTTGTACAAGCCCAAGTCACGTTTTGAGAATCAGACAAAAAGCTTCTTGCCTTTGGATACCCCGCCACAGTTTTTAGCAATAGACAAAAGACAC ACTTTGAAGAAGGGcaatgaaaaggagaagaagaagagcaactTGGAGCTCTTCAAAGAAGAACTAAAACA AATACAAGAGGAAAGGGATGAAAGACACAAGATGAAAGGACGCGTTAGTCGTTTTGAACCTCTCTCGGGCATTGAAGGAAGACGCTCAT CGGATGGTTCTTCAAGAAGAAACCGTCCGTCCAGTG ttcTGGATGATTGTGCACCAGGTTCCCATGATGTTGGAGACCCGTCCACTACTAACTTGTATCTTGGAAACATCAATCCACAG ATGAATGAAGAGATGCTGTGTCAAGAGTTTGGCCGATACGGCCCGCTGGCCAGTGTGAAGATCATGTGGCCAAGGACGGACGAGGAGAGGGCTCGGGAGAGGAACTGTGGTTTTGTGGCCTTCATGAACAGGAGGGATGCTGAGCGAGCACTCAAGAACCTTAATG GAAAGATGATAATGAACTTTGAGATGAAATTAGGATGGGGCAAAGGTGTGCCCATTCCACCCCACCCCATCTACATCCCTCCTTCCATGATGGAGCACACACTCCCACCGCCTCCCTCTGGCCTTCCCTTCAATGCACAGCCCCGGGAGAGGCTAAAGAACCCCAGCGCTACCATGCTTCCTCCACCGAAAAACAAGGAGGAATTTGAGAAG ACTCTGTCGCAAGCCATAGTCAAAGTGGTTATCCCAACAGAAAG GAATTTGCTCTCTCTCATCCACCGAATGATCGAGTTTGTGGTGCGTGAAGGCCCAATGTTTGAAGCCATGATCATGAACAGAGAAATCAACAATCCCATGTACAG gtTTCTATTTGAGAACCAGAGCCCGGCACATGTATACTACCGGTGGAAGCTGTACTCCATACTACAG GGCGAAGCACCAGTGAAATGGAGAACTGATGACTTCAGGATGTTTAAGAACGGCTCTCTGTGGCGTCCGCCTCCTCTTAATCCATACCTCCATGGTCCTTATGAcgatggagaggaagaagaggaagaggaggaaggcaTCAAGAAAGGCAGCTTGAAAGAAGA CGAGCGGGACAAACTAGAGGAAATGCTGCGTGGTCTGACTCCCCGGAGAGGAGACGTCGCAGAAGCCATGCTGTTCTGTCTCAGCCGCGCCGATGCTGCTGAAGAGATAGTAGAGTGTATCACGgagtctctctccatcctcaagACCCCTCTTCCCAAGAAG ATCGCAAGGTTATATCTTGTTTCTGACGTGCTGTACAACTCATCTGCCAAAGTATCCAACGCCTCTTACTACAGAAAATT CTTCGAGACAAAACTCTGCCAGATTTTCGCAGACCTCAATGCAACATACAAATCGATACAGGGTCACCTTCAGTCTGAGAACTTCAAG CAACGGGTGATGGCGTGTTTCAGGGCGTGGGAGGACTGGGCTGTGTATCCCGACCCATTCCTCATCAAGCTGCAGAACATCTTCCTGGGTCTTGTGAATCTCGCCATAGAGAAGGAACCccctgtcgtcgtcgtcgtcgtggaG GCGGAGCCGGCAGAGGACATTGACGGGGCTCCGATAGGGGAGTATGTCGACGGCATGCCACTAGAGGACGTGGATGGTGTGCCGATTGACGCTGGGCCTATCGATGGGGCTCCTATCGACGGAGCCCCCCTGGATGACCTAGACGGTGTTCCTATCAAACCCATGGAAGAAGACATCGATGGGATACCTT TTGATCAGTCCAAGGAAGCCACCTTCAAGGTAGCGCCATCCAAATGGGAAGCAGTGGACGAGTCCGACTTAGCATCTCAAG CTGTGACAACCTCAAAGTGGGAAGCATTTGAGCAGccagatgaaacaaaaaa AAACGAGGaggacagtgatgatgaagacagGAGCCCTCGCTCGGACGATAATCAGAGCTACTCCAATCCCATCAGAGATGATTCTGATATCAAGTCCAAGATGTCTGAAATGAATGAGGAGAAGCGATCCAAGCTCAGAGAGATCGAG gtcaaggtcatgaAGTTCCAGGACGAGCTTGAGTTGGGGAAAAGACCAAAGAAGCCTGGCCAGAGTATtcaggagcaggtggagcatTACAGGGACAAACTACTACAAAAG gaaaaagaaaaggagaaacttGAAcgggaaaaagagagggagaagaaagagaaggagaaagccGAGGCACGGTTAAAAGActtgaagaaggaaaaggagaaggaggacacGCCGACCAGGAAAGAGAG GAAGCGGCGCCACAGTGGCTCACCCAGCCCGACGCGAAGCAGCAGCCGACGAGGCCGCTCTTCTTCGCCCCGCTCGGAGCGGTCAGAAAGATCCGACCGGTCGTTCTCAAAAGATATTTCTTCTCGCACTTCCCACAAAGACTCCCCTCGATCCAGCACCAAAAAGTCCTCCAAGAG ATCTCCCTCGTCACCTCGCACACCCAAGCGAACCAGAAGGTCGCGCTCCAGGACACCCAAGAAATCCGCTAAGAAGTCCCGCTCCAAATCAAAGTCTCCTCACCGATCTCacaaaaaatcaaagaagaGCAAACACTGA
- the LOC118290873 gene encoding U2 snRNP-associated SURP motif-containing protein isoform X4, producing the protein MIEFVVREGPMFEAMIMNREINNPMYRFLFENQSPAHVYYRWKLYSILQGEAPVKWRTDDFRMFKNGSLWRPPPLNPYLHGPYDDGEEEEEEEEGIKKGSLKEDERDKLEEMLRGLTPRRGDVAEAMLFCLSRADAAEEIVECITESLSILKTPLPKKIARLYLVSDVLYNSSAKVSNASYYRKFFETKLCQIFADLNATYKSIQGHLQSENFKQRVMACFRAWEDWAVYPDPFLIKLQNIFLGLVNLAIEKEPPVVVVVVEAEPAEDIDGAPIGEYVDGMPLEDVDGVPIDAGPIDGAPIDGAPLDDLDGVPIKPMEEDIDGIPFDQSKEATFKVAPSKWEAVDESDLASQAVTTSKWEAFEQPDETKKNEEDSDDEDRSPRSDDNQSYSNPIRDDSDIKSKMSEMNEEKRSKLREIEVKVMKFQDELELGKRPKKPGQSIQEQVEHYRDKLLQKEKEKEKLEREKEREKKEKEKAEARLKDLKKEKEKEDTPTRKERKRRHSGSPSPTRSSSRRGRSSSPRSERSERSDRSFSKDISSRTSHKDSPRSSTKKSSKRSPSSPRTPKRTRRSRSRTPKKSAKKSRSKSKSPHRSHKKSKKSKH; encoded by the exons ATGATCGAGTTTGTGGTGCGTGAAGGCCCAATGTTTGAAGCCATGATCATGAACAGAGAAATCAACAATCCCATGTACAG gtTTCTATTTGAGAACCAGAGCCCGGCACATGTATACTACCGGTGGAAGCTGTACTCCATACTACAG GGCGAAGCACCAGTGAAATGGAGAACTGATGACTTCAGGATGTTTAAGAACGGCTCTCTGTGGCGTCCGCCTCCTCTTAATCCATACCTCCATGGTCCTTATGAcgatggagaggaagaagaggaagaggaggaaggcaTCAAGAAAGGCAGCTTGAAAGAAGA CGAGCGGGACAAACTAGAGGAAATGCTGCGTGGTCTGACTCCCCGGAGAGGAGACGTCGCAGAAGCCATGCTGTTCTGTCTCAGCCGCGCCGATGCTGCTGAAGAGATAGTAGAGTGTATCACGgagtctctctccatcctcaagACCCCTCTTCCCAAGAAG ATCGCAAGGTTATATCTTGTTTCTGACGTGCTGTACAACTCATCTGCCAAAGTATCCAACGCCTCTTACTACAGAAAATT CTTCGAGACAAAACTCTGCCAGATTTTCGCAGACCTCAATGCAACATACAAATCGATACAGGGTCACCTTCAGTCTGAGAACTTCAAG CAACGGGTGATGGCGTGTTTCAGGGCGTGGGAGGACTGGGCTGTGTATCCCGACCCATTCCTCATCAAGCTGCAGAACATCTTCCTGGGTCTTGTGAATCTCGCCATAGAGAAGGAACCccctgtcgtcgtcgtcgtcgtggaG GCGGAGCCGGCAGAGGACATTGACGGGGCTCCGATAGGGGAGTATGTCGACGGCATGCCACTAGAGGACGTGGATGGTGTGCCGATTGACGCTGGGCCTATCGATGGGGCTCCTATCGACGGAGCCCCCCTGGATGACCTAGACGGTGTTCCTATCAAACCCATGGAAGAAGACATCGATGGGATACCTT TTGATCAGTCCAAGGAAGCCACCTTCAAGGTAGCGCCATCCAAATGGGAAGCAGTGGACGAGTCCGACTTAGCATCTCAAG CTGTGACAACCTCAAAGTGGGAAGCATTTGAGCAGccagatgaaacaaaaaa AAACGAGGaggacagtgatgatgaagacagGAGCCCTCGCTCGGACGATAATCAGAGCTACTCCAATCCCATCAGAGATGATTCTGATATCAAGTCCAAGATGTCTGAAATGAATGAGGAGAAGCGATCCAAGCTCAGAGAGATCGAG gtcaaggtcatgaAGTTCCAGGACGAGCTTGAGTTGGGGAAAAGACCAAAGAAGCCTGGCCAGAGTATtcaggagcaggtggagcatTACAGGGACAAACTACTACAAAAG gaaaaagaaaaggagaaacttGAAcgggaaaaagagagggagaagaaagagaaggagaaagccGAGGCACGGTTAAAAGActtgaagaaggaaaaggagaaggaggacacGCCGACCAGGAAAGAGAG GAAGCGGCGCCACAGTGGCTCACCCAGCCCGACGCGAAGCAGCAGCCGACGAGGCCGCTCTTCTTCGCCCCGCTCGGAGCGGTCAGAAAGATCCGACCGGTCGTTCTCAAAAGATATTTCTTCTCGCACTTCCCACAAAGACTCCCCTCGATCCAGCACCAAAAAGTCCTCCAAGAG ATCTCCCTCGTCACCTCGCACACCCAAGCGAACCAGAAGGTCGCGCTCCAGGACACCCAAGAAATCCGCTAAGAAGTCCCGCTCCAAATCAAAGTCTCCTCACCGATCTCacaaaaaatcaaagaagaGCAAACACTGA